A single Mercenaria mercenaria strain notata chromosome 9, MADL_Memer_1, whole genome shotgun sequence DNA region contains:
- the LOC123546974 gene encoding homeobox protein slou-like: MGEQTSLEKSVVNTRGLTCGYRKSIITMYAQQIDEKVIANTHVESEDLSELSESSSKLSESKSESGGVKSPEAEKDGVDTDRTDENVNREQNNKSPLIAHTTPFSVMDILDPGKFTGSTRHGDGGHLINRSRAIHPWLTGKDKEMVDSDEDRLRDDSECDLDSSCEHDHHGDDIDGACSEISDMDTKDGNEMKGKLSDSSKHGKPRRARTAFTYEQLVALENKFKTTRYLSVCERLNLALALNLTETQVKIWFQNRRTKWKKQNPGMDVNSPTMPPSTGGLASLTSPYSGLFYGQALHPYLSAPHLSGALGLLKAHPAYLDQKHPLYYSYLSQSR, from the exons ATGGGTGAGCAGACATCACTGGAAAAATCTGTTGTTAATACTAGAGGACTTACATGTGGTTATAGAAAGAGTATTATCACCATGTACGCACAGCAGATTGACGAAAAAGTTATCGCAAACACGCATGTGGAATCTGAGGACTTAAGTGAATTGTCAGAATCGTCCTCAAAGTTGTCCGAATCAAAATCTGAATCCGGTGGTGTAAAGTCGCCTGAAGCGGAAAAAGATGGTGTGGATACGGACAGGACAGATGAAAATGTAAACagagaacaaaataataaatctcCACTTATAGCACATACTACTCCGTTTTCTGTTATGGACATTTTAGATCCTGGAAAATTTACAGGATCCACGAGACACGGCGACGGTGGCCATCTCATTAACAGGTCACGTGCAATACATCCATGGTTAACTGGCAAAGATAAAGAGATGGTTGATTCAGACGAAGATAGGCTTAGAGATGATTCAG aATGTGACCTTGACTCCAGCTGCGAGCATGATCACCATGGCGATGATATAGATGGCGCGTGTAGTGAAATCAGTGACATGGACACAAAAGATGGAAACGAAATGAAGGGAAAATTATCAGATTCTTCCAAACACGGAAAACCTCGGCGTGCCCGAACAGCATTTACATATGAACAATTGGTAGCTttagaaaacaagtttaaaactaCGAGATATCTCTCTGTGTGTGAAAGATTAAATCTAGCCCTAGCATTGAACCTCACGGAGACTCAAGTAAAAATATGGTTCCagaacagacggacaaaatggaAGAAACAAAACCCGGGAATGGACGTAAACAGCCCGACCATGCCACCATCAACCGGAGGTTTAGCTTCATTGACCTCTCCATACTCCGGATTGTTCTACGGGCAAGCCCTACATCCTTACTTGTCGGCGCCACATCTTAGTGGGGCTCTTGGATTACTAAAGGCTCATCCGGCATATCTTGACCAAAAACATCCGTTATATTATTCATATCTGTCACAGTCGAGATAG